From Dethiosulfovibrio salsuginis, a single genomic window includes:
- the rpmE gene encoding 50S ribosomal protein L31, whose protein sequence is MKKDIHPNYSACKVSCACGNNFETQGTVEEIKVGVCSACHPFYTGKKGMVLEAGRLEKFNKKYAGVNYGQKEATE, encoded by the coding sequence ATGAAAAAAGATATTCACCCTAATTACAGCGCATGCAAGGTCTCCTGCGCCTGTGGAAACAACTTCGAGACCCAGGGCACGGTGGAAGAGATAAAAGTAGGTGTTTGCTCCGCCTGTCACCCCTTCTACACAGGCAAGAAGGGCATGGTCCTCGAGGCTGGACGACTTGAGAAGTTCAATAAGAAGTACGCCGGAGTGAACTACGGCCAAAAAGAGGCCACTGAGTAG